In Desmodus rotundus isolate HL8 unplaced genomic scaffold, HLdesRot8A.1 manual_scaffold_91, whole genome shotgun sequence, a genomic segment contains:
- the LOC139440647 gene encoding tetrapeptide repeat homeobox protein 2-like, translating into MRIGPGTRSLLQVRVAPCSEWRVVKQVRREPPGARLRFSLPLKPPKRRRQQRSVYSVVQRDELERFFQNNHYPSYEERETLAARLNLQEQQVQVWFKNRRAKQTRLQGGTRTRQPGSKARASSLGPGVHRAAPAAVGPGLLDELVLPSPPWFTEDPVQPSGPGFVEDPVLSLGPGFAEDPVLPSGPGFTEDLESLWDLLFPEDPESSGSSMLPGGSGFHNPLGGIAAAESSASSPLQAWGAPAQDAQNPVPGAAAPAASPAPVPAPAEVPVSLEDSNDGDLWPDIDLLDLLSL; encoded by the exons ATGAGAATAGGGCCTGGCACCCGCAGCCTCCTGCAAGTGCGGGTGGCTCCCTGCAGCGAGTGGAGGGTGGTGAAGCAGGTGAGGCGGGAACCACCTGGCGCCAGGCTGC gcTTCTCGCTGCCCCTAAAGCCCCCAAAGCGGCGGCGACAGCAGCGCTCGGTGTACAGCGTGGTACAGCGGGATGAGCTGGAGAGGTTCTTCCAGAACAACCATTACCCGTCCTACGAAGAGCGCGAGACCCTGGCGGCCAGGCTGAacctccaggaacagcaagtgcag gtgtggttcaagaaccgccgggccaaacagactaggctgcagggaggaaccagaaccaggcagcctggctcgaaAGCCCGTGCCTCGTCCCTGGGCCCAGGAGTCCACAGGGCCGCACCTGCTGCAGTGGGACCTGGGTTGCTAGACGAGCTGGTACTGCCCTCGCCTCCTTGGTTCACTGAGGACCCAGTACAGCCCTCGGGTCCTGGTTTCGTCGAGGACCCGGTATTGTCCTTGGGTCCTGGGTTCGCCGAGGACCCGGTATTGCCCTCGGGTCCTGGGTTCACTGAGGACTTGGAGTCCCTTTGGGACCTATTGTTTCCCGAGGATCCCGAGTCCTCCGGCAGCTCTATgcttcctgggggctcaggttTCCACAACCCCTTGGGAGGCATTGCAGCAGCGGAATCCAGTGCCTCCagccccctgcaggcctggggggctcctgcccaggacgCCCAGAATCCGGTCCCCGGCGCAGCCGCTCCAGCTGCATCTCCAGCTCCGGTTCCAGCTCCAGCCGAGGTCCCAGTCAGTCTTGAGGACTCAAACGACGGGGATCTCTGGCCAGACATTGATCTCCTGGATCTGCTGTCCCTGTGA
- the LOC139440648 gene encoding tetrapeptide repeat homeobox protein 2-like, with the protein MRIGPGTRSLLQVRVAPCSEWRVVKQVRREPPGARLRFSLPLRPPKRRRRQRSVYSVVQRDELERFFQNNHYPSYEERETLAARLNLQEQQVQVWFKNRRAKQTRLQGGTRTRQPGSKARASSLGPGVHRAAPAAVGPGLLDELVLPSPPWFTEDPVQPSGPGFVEDPVLSLGPGFAEDPVLPSGPGFTEDLESLWDLLFPEDPESSGSSMLPGGSGFHNPLGGIAAAESSASSPLQAWGAPAQDAQNPVPGAAAPAASPAPVPAPAEVPVSLEDSNDGDLWPDIDLLDLLSL; encoded by the exons ATGAGAATAGGGCCTGGCACCCGCAGCCTCCTGCAAGTGCGGGTGGCTCCCTGCAGCGAGTGGAGGGTGGTGAAGCAGGTGAGGCGGGAACCACCTGGCGCCAGGCTGC gcTTCTCGCTGCCCCTAAGGCCCCCAAAGCGGCGGCGACGGCAGCGCTCGGTGTACAGCGTGGTACAGCGGGATGAGCTGGAGAGGTTCTTCCAGAACAACCATTACCCGTCCTACGAAGAGCGCGAGACCCTGGCGGCCAGGCTGAacctccaggaacagcaagtgcag gtgtggttcaagaaccgccgggccaaacagactaggctgcagggaggaaccagaaccaggcagcctggctcgaaAGCCCGTGCCTCGTCCCTGGGCCCAGGAGTCCACAGGGCCGCACCTGCTGCAGTGGGACCTGGGTTGCTAGACGAGCTGGTACTGCCCTCGCCTCCTTGGTTCACTGAGGACCCAGTACAGCCCTCGGGTCCTGGTTTCGTCGAGGACCCGGTATTGTCCTTGGGTCCTGGGTTCGCCGAGGACCCGGTATTGCCCTCGGGTCCTGGGTTCACTGAGGACTTGGAGTCCCTTTGGGACCTATTGTTTCCCGAGGATCCCGAGTCCTCCGGCAGCTCTATgcttcctgggggctcaggttTCCACAACCCCTTGGGAGGCATTGCAGCAGCGGAATCCAGTGCCTCCagccccctgcaggcctggggggctcctgcccaggacgCCCAGAATCCGGTCCCCGGCGCAGCCGCTCCAGCTGCATCTCCAGCTCCGGTTCCAGCTCCAGCCGAGGTCCCAGTCAGTCTTGAGGACTCAAACGACGGGGATCTCTGGCCAGACATTGATCTCCTGGATCTGCTGTCCCTGTGA